GTTGTTTCTTGTTGACGAGAGAAGCGAAATGCTTGTTTTAAAGAAGGTAAAATGGGAAGCAAAGGAATAAGTGTGGGCCATGCAGCAGTGAAAATGGGAATTGAAGCTAACAGGCCATAAACAATTATGGGAAACCTAAGCATCACCATTTCGTCACCTAGACAAGCAAACTTTTAAAATTCCAGCTCAGACAAAATTCCACGTGTCAACAACCCATTAACCAAGGAAATAGTACCCCCTACATCCGAATCTTAATACCCATAAAGCCCAGCGACACAAACTCTTCACAAAACCTCCTCTttgattgattgattgattCGCCATTATTATTCTTATCATTTCTCACAAAACAAAACTTTACATTTCCCATTTTCTCAGCCATTTCAACAGAACCATAACACACTGAAGCCATGGAAGTTGTAGACAAGACAAAAATGGGATTCGAGGAGACTGAGCTCAGGCTAGGGTTACCAGGGAATAACAATGGAGAGGTGGCAAGAAAGAGAGGCTTCTCTGAGACTGTGGATTTGAAGCTTAATCTTTCTTCCAAAGACCCTAAGATAGATTATCCAAATGACAACACCAATAATTCACAAAGACACAAGAATCTTCTTGCTGCTGATCCAGAAAAGCCTCCAGCTAAGTGAGTTTcatatttcttcttttctttttctgatctgactttttttttttttttttccttttcgttTTCTTCTGTCTTTCTTTCTTTGACATGGTTTCCAGAACTATCCTTCTGGTTCTGGTTTTGATGCTAATTAGCTTTTAGATATGCAAAAAACTTACATTTGTGAACATTGAATCTCTATATTAGTTGCTAGGAGAAGCACTTCAAGCATATTTATCAAGAACCAgagatattttttatgaattaaataaatttggaAGAGATATAGAGGGAGAAAAGGAAATAGCAACCTTCAGTAATAATGCATAATTAACAGGAAGCCTTGCAAATTTATGGGCTTCATCTAGCAATTTGTCATAATCATTGCTAAAAAATCTATAAACACACAGAACCATTGAAGTTACAGCTGTTATAATCAAGCATACATCAGTATTGCAGTTTCGTAATACAGCAAATTTACAAGCTAGTAAGAAGATATACATGTAGATCTCTTAcaaacaaattaattaataagattaTCAAAGTCGGGAGGATGagttatttttcttataaataattttatttttttattaatcaatttttatgaatattctaaatattagaaaattaaaaaaaaattgaaaatttttttccctaaaataaatagaagtttaatataatcattttaatgatacataaattattaatttaataaaatttattcggAATAATTAGTATTGTGTTTggtttttaagaaatttattcactagctaattaaataaaatatttttagatggACTCAATTTACTACATAATTTGTAAATTAAGTCGATCAAATCATTTTATGGTAATATAATTACTATGAATCAACATATGTTAGTTAATTCGTAATCTTATTCTATGGATGATATATAATGACTTAATTAAGATAATCTATAAACAACatggtaaaataaatttatctaatgctttcaaaaaaaaataaatttatctaaaaattCCTAAATCAATTAAGGTGAgtttaattctaaataattGTATATTATTGTGGCATATTATCCTTctcattataataaataaatatttaaccatttttcatttatttataattcaatttgcataaaattttttatccaaCGGTAAAAATTTATCTAAATCAGATGTATATAAATCTATAGTTTAAATATATGAGGTTTCATGTGAATCTCACTATCATTTTAcactataaatttatatagattgagaattttttaaaaatttattttcattttacaaatatttatttttaggaGAGTTGtggatattttttaattgactTGCTTTTGTACACAGCATTCTCATAGCTTCTGGGATTCTCTCCTCTTTATAACCTCTTTActtataaaacaattaaatgctctttgattttgaatattacatagaaataattaaatgaaacccaattgaataaaataaaattatatataattttagggCACAAGTAGTGGGTTGGCCTCCAGTCCGATCCTTCCGAAAAAACATGTTATCTGTCCAAAAGAGCAGCACTGAGGAGTGTGAGCAGAAGCTATCCGGCAACGGCAACGCAACCTTTGTCAAGGTCAGCCTGGATGGGGCACCTTACCTCCGAAAAGTAGACTTAAGCATGTGCAAGAGCTACCAGGAACTCTCCGATGCCCTGGGAAAGATGTTCAGTTCTTTCAGTTCTATAGGTATTACATGAAGCAGAGTCCTGTAATAATAAATTTGTTCGTTATATgttcattaaaatttatacgAGATATGTTTGAAGGAAATTGTGGACCCCAAGGAATGAGAGAATTCCTGAACGAGAGCAAGCTTAAAGATGTTCTTAATGGCACCGACTATGTCCCAACTTATGAAGATAAGGAAGGTGACTGGATGCTTGTGGGTGATGTCCCATGGGAGTAAGTTGTTCATTATTAATCATATCcctcttaaaaattttattaacaaaagtGTATTACTATaatcatttttaattaattaaaattaattttccttATTTGTTTCAACCTCAACAGGATGTTTGCTCAGTCATGCAAACGGCTGCGTGTAATGAAAGGAACGGAGGCAACTGGACTTGGTCAGTACTTCATTAACCTACTAGTTAATAATTGACAATTCCCATCCCTTCTAGTTAATTACGGCAAAAGCTAAtgaaatggttttttttttttccttttaacttGGAATTGAAGCACCAAGAGCCATGGAGAAACGCAAGAACAGAAGCTGAAGTAGTGATGTAGCAACCAGAACCTGCTTCTTCGATACAGGACAAGTACAAAAGTAAACTCGCATGCAGATGGATATAAAGATATTGAGCAGGTTGCTAGGGTTGTTtatgtattaattaaattatggtttgttatataattaatatacaaTATTAAGTATGTATTTGTATTGTGAGACACTCTACTGCCTGAGTATTAATTATTGTGGACTTGGAACAataatgacttttttttttttaatgagacTTGGGCTATGTCTGGCTTGGTGTTGAGTGTTAATGGTTTGCctattaattaatgatttgtaataatatattaatgtggctattgcttcttgTAGTTATTGTATGTTCCGATGTCttcaattatttattgatttttttttatttttatataaatttcatgCGATTCTTAGACATGGGTATACGTAGTAGTGGAAAACGGAAATGTCCCATGGCATTATTGAAGGGAACAAGATCATGTGGACGTTCATGGAGCATTTATTCAAGCCCATTTGTAAATTGTGTGGCTCTCTTAATCTATTATTTCCATGAGATTTACAAAAGAAACATTCATAATGAAAAGAAATTTTAGTGGAAAGTGATCAAAAGAACatattttgagttttaaaataagttcagttatataaaaagaaatacaTGATTGTTAAAATCACGCTGAActtattgatttaattgattaaattagaATTTGATTCAAACagataaattcattttatttagaaaaGGATTTATCCACATAAATAAGTGAATTAGTCAATCTAAACGAATTTAACATGAGCCAaacaagttttaaaatttactgAAGATAAAAGTGAAGTCGAAGTTATTGATGCACATAGTTGAAATACTTTAAGTTATATAATGCGAcatgtttaaatttttgaagAATTTGAATTGTAGATGATTAAATTATGCATTTTGTCTCTCTTTACTGAACTGAAAAAATAAGGCGAGAAAAATTAACGGGGGAGGGGGGAATCGTAGACAAAAGGAGAGAGGATCACATGAACAGTTGCAGAAGTAATAGAATTTAGTGAAGGTGGTGATCGTTGCTCTGTCAGAAGTAACATGCTATTGATGGTGCTCTATTTTATGAACAACTGAAGGGCTTAGGGATGAGTTTCGTATCTTGGATCTGACATTGCTGAAATCCATGCATTTCCATTCGTGGACAatgttttatatatatgtataattgCAAATACTGAAATACAAGTAAAATGCTTCCGCGTCCAGCTATCCACTAATTGAATTGGCAGTAGCTCAGGGAGTTATCCAGAGAGTCTAGAATCTACTCCCCCACCCTTCTCTGAGTCGTGTACTATTGCACTTGAGGCTTTGAATGCACTATTGTTACAtgacttataaaaaaaaaaaaaaaaaagaggcgtAAAATGCTTCGGCCGATGGAATTGATTTGTCCGGCCACTGAACACCATACGTGTAAAGCAGTAAAAATTAAGTTGCCTTATAATTGCTATACCCTTGAGGAGATCGCCTGATTACAGAAAGAATTTTGTTTGAAATTAGCAAGTATTACAGGATGAAATATAATCATATATCTTACACCTTCTCAAGAAAATCCTTTGTCTACAATTATTTAAAACTAAGAGTATTAAATATGTTAGCCCACGCTTTCGAAAATATTAACGGTTACAATAACTATTAATTAACTATATTAATAAACTATCTTTTATAATAAcggttaaatatattaattttgaataattattctaatagtaattaattaaatattataaaaaataatttttcattccaTGAGAGTAGAGCCACTGTATTTCAGCATTTACCATCCaaacaaaaatttttaatattttcttaattgaaaattaaaaattaaaaaaataaaatttaaaatctcttaaatGTACTCAGATATATTTACTTGCATTTACCATAAATTTAATCATATAagtacaaaaatatatatatatatatata
The sequence above is a segment of the Manihot esculenta cultivar AM560-2 chromosome 5, M.esculenta_v8, whole genome shotgun sequence genome. Coding sequences within it:
- the LOC110614921 gene encoding auxin-induced protein AUX28, with the protein product MEVVDKTKMGFEETELRLGLPGNNNGEVARKRGFSETVDLKLNLSSKDPKIDYPNDNTNNSQRHKNLLAADPEKPPAKAQVVGWPPVRSFRKNMLSVQKSSTEECEQKLSGNGNATFVKVSLDGAPYLRKVDLSMCKSYQELSDALGKMFSSFSSIGNCGPQGMREFLNESKLKDVLNGTDYVPTYEDKEGDWMLVGDVPWEMFAQSCKRLRVMKGTEATGLAPRAMEKRKNRS